A genomic window from Leptolyngbya sp. BL0902 includes:
- a CDS encoding cupin produces the protein MHHNWLVTDDGQYRPFGHPHSLEPGQYYRLYRFLTDVEDILATFHDDISRIEAITPLVRKLLSSSYWLKTTALTPDPEKGWASRDLYQEHEFPLTLQMVTWLPGPEIAPKTYDTWGILALVSGQMRHELGGPSLGVDPPQPEPFTQDLILNPGDVIAFTHHTRHRRITLGETPTVALALYGAPHLRP, from the coding sequence ATGCATCACAACTGGTTAGTCACCGACGACGGCCAATATCGTCCCTTTGGTCATCCTCACTCCCTCGAACCGGGGCAATACTACCGCCTCTACCGCTTTCTCACCGATGTGGAAGACATCCTCGCCACCTTCCACGACGATATCAGCCGCATCGAGGCCATCACCCCCCTGGTGCGAAAGCTGCTGAGCAGTTCCTACTGGCTAAAAACCACCGCACTGACGCCTGATCCAGAGAAGGGCTGGGCCAGCCGTGACCTCTATCAAGAGCACGAGTTTCCCCTTACCCTACAGATGGTAACTTGGCTACCGGGGCCTGAAATTGCGCCCAAAACCTACGATACCTGGGGCATCCTAGCGCTGGTGAGCGGGCAGATGCGCCATGAACTGGGGGGGCCTTCCCTTGGGGTTGACCCACCCCAGCCAGAACCCTTTACCCAAGACCTTATCCTCAATCCAGGGGACGTCATCGCTTTTACCCATCACACCCGCCACCGCCGCATAACCTTGGGGGAAACGCCCACCGTGGCCTTAGCTCTCTACGGTGCCCCCCACCTCAGGCCCTAG
- a CDS encoding S-layer homology domain-containing protein, translating into MKHVGWMPWSTVLMLALGGGLAATAQAEVDLGPETGPDASSSLQAQNQPLVLPFTDVPSDHWAYQALLNLAGVYGCVGGYPDGTFRGENAVTRYEFAAGMDACLGALNTLLQSQHGQRQSLETFRQALEQDLQDLRSLDNTLDTLSP; encoded by the coding sequence ATGAAACACGTAGGATGGATGCCCTGGAGTACGGTGTTGATGCTGGCCCTGGGCGGTGGATTAGCGGCGACGGCCCAGGCAGAGGTTGATCTAGGGCCAGAAACCGGGCCGGACGCCAGTTCTAGTCTCCAGGCCCAAAACCAGCCCCTTGTTCTACCTTTTACCGATGTTCCCAGCGACCACTGGGCCTACCAAGCCCTGCTTAACCTTGCTGGGGTGTACGGTTGCGTGGGGGGCTATCCTGACGGCACCTTTCGCGGGGAAAACGCCGTGACTCGCTATGAGTTTGCCGCCGGAATGGACGCTTGCCTAGGAGCACTGAATACGCTCCTTCAGTCGCAGCACGGCCAACGCCAGAGCCTAGAGACCTTCAGACAAGCCCTTGAGCAAGATCTCCAAGATCTGAGGTCGCTGGACAATACCCTCGATACGCTCAGCCCCTAG
- a CDS encoding DevA family ABC transporter ATP-binding protein, whose protein sequence is MSIFPAAFPSDSEPPLNDVSVQVQGLNYFFGKGDLRKQALFEINLSLHRGQIVIMTGPSGSGKTTLLTLIGALRTVEQGSLQVLGRELHGLGHRQRVEVRRNIGFIFQAHNLFASLTAAQNVEMAVELTSGLRQKRQRAVEMLARVGLADRVDYKPANLSGGQKQRVAIARALVNHPQLILADEPTAALDKKSGRDVVTIMQQLAKEENCTILIVTHDNRILDVADRIINLVDGRLESDESPQQFADAHALKALDGSMFVM, encoded by the coding sequence ATGAGTATCTTCCCTGCTGCATTCCCTTCAGATTCAGAGCCCCCACTCAATGATGTCTCTGTGCAGGTGCAGGGGCTCAACTATTTCTTTGGTAAAGGCGACCTGCGAAAACAAGCCCTCTTTGAAATTAACCTTAGCCTTCACCGGGGCCAGATTGTCATTATGACTGGCCCCTCTGGTTCTGGCAAAACTACCCTACTCACGCTGATTGGTGCCCTGCGGACAGTGGAACAAGGCAGTTTGCAGGTGCTAGGACGTGAGCTCCATGGTTTAGGCCATCGTCAGCGGGTGGAAGTGCGGCGGAATATTGGGTTTATTTTCCAGGCTCACAATTTATTTGCGTCCCTCACGGCAGCTCAAAATGTGGAAATGGCCGTAGAACTCACGAGTGGACTGCGACAAAAGCGCCAGCGGGCGGTAGAAATGCTAGCGCGGGTTGGTTTAGCAGATCGAGTGGATTATAAACCCGCTAACCTTTCCGGCGGACAAAAACAGCGGGTGGCCATTGCCCGCGCCCTGGTCAACCATCCCCAACTCATTTTGGCCGACGAACCCACAGCGGCCCTCGACAAAAAATCCGGGCGCGATGTCGTCACCATCATGCAGCAGCTCGCCAAAGAGGAGAACTGTACTATCCTCATAGTCACTCACGACAACCGTATTTTGGATGTAGCCGACCGTATTATTAATCTAGTGGATGGTCGTCTAGAATCTGATGAAAGCCCCCAGCAATTTGCCGACGCCCACGCCCTTAAAGCTCTAGATGGTAGTATGTTTGTCATGTAG
- a CDS encoding T3SS (YopN, CesT) and YbjN peptide-binding chaperone 1, giving the protein MVLSFSSTVQALTYTKVADYLQTASLFKDRLRTYEDQPKFDVLYGSTLVEIEVLPWEVHPWQKADLATVRATSCVTMGSTVSPDLMRFLLTENRRMRFGAFHLDEADHVFFAESVLGGENMDVMELQTCILSVVTIADTYDDLIAERFGGQRAIDRMEGVQRL; this is encoded by the coding sequence ATGGTGCTTTCTTTTTCTAGCACAGTTCAAGCCCTCACCTACACTAAGGTAGCAGACTATTTGCAAACAGCTAGCCTCTTCAAAGATCGTCTTCGCACCTACGAAGATCAGCCCAAATTTGATGTTCTCTACGGATCAACCTTGGTAGAAATTGAGGTTCTGCCCTGGGAAGTTCACCCCTGGCAAAAGGCCGACCTAGCCACGGTGCGAGCCACCAGTTGTGTGACCATGGGCAGTACGGTTAGCCCAGATTTAATGCGCTTTTTGCTGACCGAAAATCGTCGGATGCGGTTTGGGGCCTTTCACCTCGATGAGGCCGATCACGTCTTCTTTGCCGAAAGCGTCCTCGGTGGCGAAAATATGGACGTGATGGAACTGCAAACCTGCATTCTCTCCGTCGTTACCATTGCCGATACCTACGACGACCTAATTGCCGAACGATTTGGCGGCCAACGCGCCATCGACCGGATGGAGGGCGTCCAGAGGCTTTGA
- a CDS encoding PQQ-dependent sugar dehydrogenase, with the protein MTARGLGQPRRDRLFGLKQSLIWVALLLVGCTSPTPEAEAIDPSSAPSSTDTPPTATASGTMGFDPLAQAPATVAANPDAPADASVQAVTVLEGLEHPWGMAWLPDGTLLITERPGRVRRVRDGVLDPEPLAGVAPVLAERQGGMLDIALHPQFEDNRWVYLAYAHGTAEANRLRVARARLEDQGFTDWTVIFETNRDKPQGQHFGSRLLWLPDDTLLVAVGDGGNPPLRLDGELIRHQAQNRQTHLGAIVRLNDDGTIPADNPFVNTAETDPALWSYGHRNIQALALDAATGQVWSTEHGSRGGDELNLLRAGENYGWPLVTYSEEYSGGPISDAVSRPGLADPILYWTPAIAPSGLAVYRGDRYPQWQGQLFAGGLVAQAVLRLELDDQGQLVSEARIPIGQRVRDVRQGPDGLIYVLTDAPNGRLVRLEPNP; encoded by the coding sequence ATGACGGCAAGAGGTTTGGGACAGCCACGACGGGATCGGTTATTCGGGCTCAAGCAGTCCCTTATCTGGGTGGCACTGCTGTTGGTGGGCTGTACTTCGCCCACACCGGAGGCTGAGGCGATAGATCCATCATCGGCTCCGTCATCAACGGACACCCCCCCTACGGCAACCGCTTCAGGGACAATGGGTTTCGATCCCTTGGCCCAGGCCCCCGCAACGGTGGCGGCTAATCCTGATGCTCCAGCCGATGCGTCGGTGCAGGCGGTGACGGTATTAGAGGGGCTAGAGCATCCCTGGGGCATGGCCTGGTTGCCCGATGGCACGCTGCTGATTACCGAGCGACCAGGGCGGGTGCGGCGGGTGCGGGATGGCGTCCTCGATCCAGAGCCGCTGGCCGGGGTGGCTCCGGTGTTGGCCGAGCGCCAGGGCGGCATGCTGGACATTGCCCTGCATCCCCAGTTTGAAGACAATCGCTGGGTGTATTTGGCCTATGCCCACGGCACCGCTGAGGCCAATCGGCTGCGGGTGGCACGGGCCAGACTGGAGGATCAGGGGTTTACCGACTGGACGGTGATCTTTGAAACCAACCGCGACAAACCCCAGGGGCAGCACTTTGGCTCGCGGCTGCTGTGGTTGCCCGATGACACCCTGCTGGTGGCGGTGGGCGATGGCGGCAACCCGCCCCTGCGGCTGGATGGAGAACTGATTCGTCACCAGGCCCAAAATCGCCAAACTCACCTGGGGGCCATTGTGCGGCTGAATGACGATGGCACCATCCCCGCCGATAATCCCTTTGTGAACACCGCCGAGACCGACCCGGCCCTCTGGAGCTACGGCCATCGCAATATCCAAGCCCTGGCGCTGGATGCGGCAACGGGGCAGGTGTGGTCTACGGAACACGGTTCGCGGGGAGGGGATGAACTGAACCTGCTCCGAGCGGGGGAAAACTACGGCTGGCCCCTCGTCACCTACAGCGAAGAATATTCCGGCGGCCCCATCTCGGATGCGGTGTCGCGTCCCGGCTTAGCGGATCCAATCTTGTACTGGACGCCCGCCATTGCGCCGTCGGGGCTGGCGGTGTATCGCGGCGACCGTTACCCCCAATGGCAGGGGCAGTTGTTTGCCGGGGGGCTGGTGGCCCAGGCGGTACTGCGCTTGGAATTGGATGATCAGGGGCAACTGGTCAGCGAGGCACGCATTCCCATCGGTCAGCGGGTGCGAGATGTGCGCCAAGGCCCCGATGGCCTGATCTACGTCCTCACCGACGCCCCTAACGGTCGCCTGGTGCGCCTGGAGCCTAACCCCTAG